Genomic segment of Borrelia sp. P9F1:
GACGGTAGGATAGAGATAAACTTGGTGGTAAGATATAGAAAGTAAAGGGGGTTTATATCTATACTTACTGTTGGTTATGAGGGGGGGGTTGTATGAATACAGTAGAACGTGTTTCCGATTATGATTATGTAAGACAAGTATTTCTAGATAAGGGTTTTCCAGAAGAGGTTATTCAGTACGTATTAATACGCAATGCTAATTATAATTATGAGAATTTACGAATTAGGATGTCTGCTCTTGAAGATCAGATGGTTGCCATTAGGAATGCACTAGAGAAGGTTGATGGGAAAATAGAAAGTGTTAGAAGAGAGCTTGTTGTAGAGATAAAAGAAAGCAGAAATGAGCTTAATGGAAAAATAGATAAACTAGACGAGAAAATAGAAAGTAAGATTGATAAGTCGATAGGAGCAGCGATAAGACCGCTTTACTGGATATTTGGGTTTATATCCACGTTTACTTTTGGTGTTTTCTTAGCATTGCTTACGATACTTTTCAAGCAGTAAATATCATCTACTAGCTACTCTTGCCTCATGCATTTCATATGTTGATAAGTAGTTGGGATTGAAAATGATCTTACCTTGTATTTCTTTTAAATTTTCTTTAATAATAGATTCTAGTATTTTAAATTTTTCTTTATCAAACTTGTTTCCAGTCATG
This window contains:
- the bdr gene encoding Bdr family repetitive protein — its product is MNTVERVSDYDYVRQVFLDKGFPEEVIQYVLIRNANYNYENLRIRMSALEDQMVAIRNALEKVDGKIESVRRELVVEIKESRNELNGKIDKLDEKIESKIDKSIGAAIRPLYWIFGFISTFTFGVFLALLTILFKQ